A section of the Spirosoma pollinicola genome encodes:
- a CDS encoding DUF2157 domain-containing protein, with product MSPAEVLNELSKQGVLPPKQQAEIAEIERIKPFSLHWELRSMLYIGILLLSSGLGLLIYDNFDKIGQGALLTAIAVACIGSFYFAWKYRPEWTPAQTKSRSTFGDYALILACLLFLTLEGYAQYAYNVFGNRYGLVTLLPALLFLPLAYRFDHRGVLSMALTALISWVGVTVRPLDLYFKTNFFNQGTVLSAIGLGLLLIAVAIGLERKHIKPHFTYTYLTIAGNLLLVALLGGLFNFGESRLLYALALAVTCVAFDQYARRDRKFQRVDIADGSFLFLLMSTVYGYIGVTYLFFHYVRPQSDDAYYWYFILTGIALVYYLMSQLPKGNRTNESV from the coding sequence ATGTCCCCGGCCGAAGTTCTGAATGAGTTGAGTAAACAAGGGGTTTTGCCACCGAAGCAACAGGCTGAAATAGCCGAAATAGAACGAATAAAGCCCTTTTCGCTGCATTGGGAATTACGCTCAATGCTCTACATTGGCATTCTGCTACTGAGCTCGGGGCTTGGGCTGTTGATCTATGATAACTTCGACAAAATTGGTCAGGGAGCTTTATTGACGGCTATTGCGGTTGCCTGTATCGGCAGCTTCTACTTCGCCTGGAAATATCGTCCAGAATGGACGCCCGCCCAAACCAAAAGCCGCTCTACCTTCGGTGATTATGCGCTCATTCTGGCTTGTCTGCTGTTCTTAACGCTCGAAGGATACGCACAATATGCCTACAACGTCTTTGGCAACCGCTATGGCCTTGTGACCTTGCTGCCCGCGTTGCTGTTTTTGCCACTGGCCTACCGCTTTGACCATCGGGGGGTGTTGAGTATGGCGCTTACCGCCCTGATTTCGTGGGTGGGCGTTACGGTAAGGCCGCTTGATCTGTATTTTAAAACCAACTTTTTCAATCAGGGAACGGTATTGTCGGCCATTGGGCTTGGCCTTTTGTTGATCGCTGTGGCCATCGGGCTGGAGCGAAAGCACATTAAACCTCACTTCACCTATACCTACCTCACCATTGCCGGAAACCTGCTTTTGGTGGCTCTGTTGGGCGGTTTGTTCAACTTCGGCGAATCTCGATTACTGTATGCGCTGGCCCTGGCCGTGACCTGTGTCGCGTTCGATCAGTATGCCCGACGTGACCGAAAATTTCAGCGGGTAGATATTGCCGATGGATCATTTCTATTCCTCTTGATGAGTACCGTTTACGGCTACATCGGCGTTACTTACTTATTTTTTCATTATGTGCGTCCACAGAGCGACGATGCCTATTACTGGTATTTTATTCTGACCGGTATTGCATTAGTCTACTACCTGATGAGCCAATTACCTAAAGGCAACCGAACGAATGAGAGCGTATAA
- a CDS encoding VRR-NUC domain-containing protein: protein MIGRQKVILTPRYYLDNFRYVLDFVKRLYGNLLNDAERDFIQRFDALSVDAQCLYVRFSNRKGLFFRVNKLQYNEITDLPAAVGELILAGFVERLSAHHEIMGESALGIFTKPELLNLLPLEPEENRLLVKEKKESVVRYALHELDFAEIVISLTTHETVVRMNFEAEGMMVKYLFFGNRGSSMTEFVVRDLGMINFERYDESKFTARFRTRKEVEDKLLISLTNEEFYDLKETETPADDIYNWFLNWNETRPELTEIAIPGYQKLVCRVGAFLERQKLPDQALAVYELSDRVPARERRVRLLFKNGSIEEALALCDEIAVNPLNAEERYFANDFREKILGLSEKKRTRKATTRFLSDAESVNIPAAYRHHVEAGVMNYYLENDFDAAFTENYPWRGLFGLAFWDIIYDANVSAIHHPLQRAPSDFYLPDFYQKREDLLKKRLTELDTKDDWRRHTGRMFNAKYGITNVLVDWSDELLRLVQQMIELLDVEQLRLILLEMARNVREHTRGFPDLLVWNEQGEYDFVEVKSPTDHLGPQQLHWLEFFQTIGVRGKVVRIIWEL from the coding sequence ATGATTGGACGTCAGAAAGTTATCCTTACTCCCCGTTATTACCTCGACAATTTCCGCTATGTGCTGGACTTTGTCAAACGGCTATACGGCAATTTGTTAAACGATGCCGAACGGGATTTTATACAGCGGTTCGACGCCTTAAGCGTCGATGCCCAATGCCTGTATGTCCGGTTCAGCAACCGCAAAGGACTATTTTTTCGCGTCAACAAGCTACAGTATAACGAAATTACTGACTTACCGGCAGCCGTTGGTGAGCTAATTTTGGCTGGCTTTGTCGAACGGCTCTCGGCACACCACGAAATTATGGGCGAGTCGGCACTGGGTATTTTCACAAAACCCGAACTACTGAATCTGCTTCCTCTCGAACCGGAAGAGAATCGTTTGCTGGTCAAAGAAAAGAAGGAAAGCGTTGTTCGGTATGCACTCCACGAGCTTGACTTCGCCGAAATTGTTATCAGTTTGACTACCCACGAAACGGTGGTCAGGATGAATTTTGAGGCTGAGGGCATGATGGTGAAGTATCTGTTTTTTGGCAATCGGGGAAGCAGCATGACCGAATTTGTGGTGCGGGACCTGGGCATGATCAACTTCGAGCGGTATGACGAAAGTAAGTTTACGGCCCGTTTTCGCACCCGGAAAGAGGTAGAAGACAAGTTGCTGATCTCGCTGACCAACGAGGAATTCTACGATCTGAAGGAAACCGAAACACCCGCCGACGATATTTACAACTGGTTTTTGAACTGGAACGAAACCCGCCCCGAATTAACCGAAATTGCTATTCCGGGTTATCAGAAACTGGTATGCCGCGTGGGCGCTTTTCTGGAACGCCAAAAACTACCCGATCAGGCGCTGGCTGTTTATGAACTCTCCGATCGGGTTCCGGCAAGGGAACGGCGCGTTCGGCTACTGTTCAAAAACGGCTCGATAGAGGAAGCCCTCGCCCTTTGCGACGAAATTGCGGTTAACCCGCTCAACGCCGAAGAGCGGTATTTTGCCAATGATTTCCGAGAGAAGATTCTGGGTCTGAGCGAGAAGAAACGCACGCGCAAAGCAACCACGCGTTTTTTGTCGGATGCAGAAAGCGTCAACATTCCGGCGGCATACCGCCACCACGTCGAAGCGGGGGTCATGAATTACTATCTAGAGAATGATTTCGACGCGGCCTTCACCGAAAATTACCCCTGGCGCGGTTTGTTCGGGCTGGCTTTCTGGGATATTATCTACGATGCCAATGTGTCGGCCATTCACCACCCGCTGCAACGCGCCCCGTCTGATTTTTACCTGCCCGATTTTTACCAGAAACGAGAGGATTTACTAAAAAAGCGCCTTACTGAACTCGACACCAAAGACGATTGGCGACGACATACGGGCCGGATGTTCAACGCCAAATATGGCATCACCAACGTGCTGGTCGACTGGTCGGATGAGTTGTTAAGGTTAGTACAGCAAATGATCGAGTTGCTTGATGTTGAGCAACTACGCCTGATTCTGCTCGAAATGGCCCGCAACGTTCGCGAACACACACGCGGTTTTCCCGATTTGCTGGTCTGGAACGAGCAGGGCGAGTATGATTTTGTAGAGGTCAAATCGCCCACCGATCACCTCGGGCCACAGCAGCTTCACTGGCTGGAGTTTTTCCAGACCATCGGCGTGCGGGGGAAAGTTGTTCGGATTATTTGGGAGTTATAG
- a CDS encoding class I SAM-dependent methyltransferase, whose amino-acid sequence MQPLDRFSGHADLYAQYRIDYPAELYDFILSVTSNRQTAWDCATGNGQVASALADIFDRVDATDISETQLILAVKKATIHYQTSQAEQTPFASQTFDLITVAQALHWFDVNAFHQEVRRVAKPGATIAEWGYGLVQAGQDLDGVMLDFYRNRIGPYWDPQRMHIDNRYATLPFPFADAQHATFTACRTWTVERFLNYLRTWSAVRQYIYENEEDPIIGLGEELQPLWGDGEREVQFPIFLRVGRVL is encoded by the coding sequence ATGCAGCCTCTCGATCGCTTTTCGGGTCATGCCGATCTATACGCCCAGTACCGAATCGACTACCCCGCCGAATTATATGATTTTATCCTGAGTGTTACATCTAACCGGCAAACGGCCTGGGATTGTGCCACCGGAAACGGACAGGTAGCCAGTGCATTAGCCGATATTTTTGATCGGGTCGACGCAACCGACATCAGCGAGACACAGCTCATTCTGGCTGTCAAAAAAGCAACTATTCATTACCAGACCAGCCAGGCCGAACAAACTCCCTTTGCCAGCCAAACCTTCGATCTGATCACCGTAGCGCAGGCACTACACTGGTTCGACGTGAATGCCTTTCATCAGGAAGTTCGGCGCGTGGCCAAGCCCGGCGCCACAATCGCCGAGTGGGGATACGGACTGGTGCAGGCAGGGCAAGACCTGGATGGTGTCATGCTGGATTTCTACCGAAATAGAATCGGCCCGTATTGGGACCCACAACGAATGCACATTGATAACCGCTATGCAACGTTGCCTTTCCCATTTGCCGATGCGCAACACGCTACGTTTACCGCCTGCCGAACGTGGACAGTAGAGCGATTCCTGAATTACCTGCGTACGTGGTCGGCAGTACGGCAATATATTTATGAAAACGAGGAAGACCCCATTATCGGGTTGGGAGAGGAGCTACAGCCGCTTTGGGGTGATGGTGAACGTGAGGTTCAGTTTCCAATCTTTCTGCGAGTGGGGCGGGTTCTATAA
- a CDS encoding c-type cytochrome encodes MKKIFGLLIASASLAVASIDAHAQAPSDIPAEMNTLMTKYTCIACHRPNQRLVGPAYADVAKKKYSTEEIVNLIYNPIPAHWPGYPPMAPMKQVPKEDAVKLATWINSLDGSPAKKAGSGKGKSKSKKA; translated from the coding sequence ATGAAAAAAATATTTGGCCTTCTCATCGCTTCGGCTTCGCTGGCCGTAGCCTCTATTGACGCTCATGCGCAGGCGCCATCCGATATTCCAGCGGAGATGAATACCCTGATGACGAAATACACCTGTATTGCCTGTCATCGCCCAAATCAACGGTTAGTGGGTCCTGCCTATGCAGATGTAGCCAAAAAGAAATATTCCACAGAGGAAATCGTCAACCTTATTTATAACCCGATTCCAGCACATTGGCCGGGTTATCCACCAATGGCACCCATGAAACAAGTGCCAAAGGAAGACGCGGTGAAATTGGCTACCTGGATCAACTCGCTCGATGGCAGCCCGGCGAAAAAAGCGGGTTCCGGAAAAGGAAAAAGCAAGAGCAAAAAAGCATAA
- a CDS encoding DUF3244 domain-containing protein: protein MKANRLFPGYGTLFVLAISLLSSAVGKAQTVTSQQTPAELSSGFEAVVFPLSTRPSTIKVIFNNPTGGAVQVMIKDQEGNVFYDESESITQYRRSFDLTPLPEGNYTVVLKKHKENFTQEFAIKQPVIVQSQIALVNPPTQKKFDKRADKKLIVSQ, encoded by the coding sequence ATGAAAGCAAATCGCTTATTTCCAGGCTACGGCACTTTATTCGTGCTAGCTATTTCTCTATTATCTTCTGCTGTAGGCAAGGCGCAGACCGTTACCTCGCAACAGACTCCAGCCGAATTGTCATCTGGCTTTGAAGCTGTCGTCTTTCCACTGTCAACTCGTCCATCCACCATCAAAGTTATTTTTAATAACCCAACTGGAGGGGCAGTTCAAGTGATGATCAAGGATCAGGAAGGCAATGTTTTCTATGACGAATCGGAGAGCATCACGCAATACCGTCGGAGTTTTGACCTGACTCCATTACCGGAAGGAAACTACACGGTGGTACTTAAAAAACACAAGGAGAATTTTACACAGGAATTTGCGATCAAGCAGCCTGTTATTGTCCAAAGTCAGATTGCTCTGGTAAATCCACCAACCCAGAAAAAATTTGATAAACGGGCTGATAAGAAGCTAATCGTCAGCCAGTAA
- the rlmB gene encoding 23S rRNA (guanosine(2251)-2'-O)-methyltransferase RlmB, with protein sequence MENRNNSRVNRPTNSRPGGHRPGGSKPQFRPEPEEMVFGIQSVIETLKSDQQIDKLYMEKGLSNPDIQNLAFQKRVTIQRVPVERLDRFTRKNHQGVVCLIAQVQYVKLSNVIADVFERGEQPFFLLLDRITDVRNFGAIARTAECTGIQCIVIPGRGAAAINSDAMKTSSGALNHISVCREPDLTETVKYLQQSGITVVACTEKSARDLYERTTDLTGPMAIIMGSEEDGISPELLKMVDTHVKIPLLGAVGSLNVSVATGVILYEAVRQRSAIG encoded by the coding sequence ATGGAGAACCGGAACAATTCGCGAGTAAATCGCCCAACTAATTCCCGTCCTGGTGGGCATCGGCCCGGTGGGTCAAAACCACAGTTCCGGCCAGAACCTGAGGAGATGGTGTTTGGTATTCAGTCAGTTATCGAGACGCTTAAGTCCGACCAGCAGATTGATAAACTATATATGGAGAAGGGGCTGAGCAATCCCGATATCCAGAATCTTGCCTTTCAAAAACGTGTCACTATTCAGCGCGTACCCGTCGAGCGTCTTGACCGGTTTACGCGTAAAAATCACCAGGGTGTCGTTTGCCTCATTGCCCAGGTACAGTATGTCAAACTGTCGAATGTAATTGCCGATGTATTTGAGCGGGGCGAACAACCGTTTTTTCTGCTACTCGACCGCATTACCGATGTTCGGAACTTCGGGGCTATTGCCCGCACGGCAGAATGTACGGGCATTCAATGTATTGTTATTCCCGGTCGGGGGGCTGCGGCCATTAACTCCGACGCCATGAAAACGTCGTCCGGTGCACTAAACCATATTTCGGTTTGCCGCGAACCGGATCTGACCGAAACGGTAAAATATTTACAACAGTCAGGCATTACGGTAGTAGCCTGTACCGAAAAATCAGCTCGTGATCTCTACGAACGCACCACCGATTTGACTGGCCCAATGGCAATTATTATGGGATCGGAAGAAGACGGTATCTCGCCCGAATTGCTCAAGATGGTCGATACGCACGTTAAAATTCCGCTTTTAGGCGCTGTCGGTTCGTTGAACGTATCAGTGGCAACAGGCGTGATTTTGTACGAAGCGGTACGCCAGCGGAGTGCCATTGGGTAG